GGCGCCACCACCCGCATCCCCCGGCGGAGCCGTCCCCGCCAGGCGGCCGGTACGGCGTACGTGAGGGCGTCGCGGCCCGGGAGCGCGCGCAGCAGCGCGACCTCGGCGTACGCCGGCGCTTCGGGCGGCGCCGGGATCGGTTCGGGCAGCGACACGTCTGCGCTCATCCACTTCGCCGCGCGATCTGTCAAAGCACGCGGCGGCACGCCGATGACACCGGCGGTCTTTGCGACGCACAGATGCGTAGGCCGCATCGTGCTCACGGGGGCTATCTGTGCGCCGCTCCAGCCGGAAGCGCCAGAAATCCGGCGGAGCGGATCTTGCTCCGCGCGGGCGCAGGGGGTCGGATCTCGTGCACCGAGCACAAACGCTGAGAAGGAATGCCGGATTGACGCTGGTCGAAGTCCTGACGGCCGTGAGCCTGCTCGGGATCGTCACCGCCGTCGCCGCCACCAACTTCACCGCGATGGCGCCGGCCTTCCGGACGCGTGGCGCCGCGCTTGCCGTCGCCGGCGACCTCAACCAGGCCCGCATGGCCGCCATCAAGGAGGCCCGTGTCTATGAGTACTTCCCCATCTCCGGGGGCTACCAGATCCGCCGTGACGACGGAGCCGGTGGCCGCCAGGTCGTGAAGCAGGTCGTGATCGGCAATGAGTACCCGCACGTCGTGTTCGGGCACACCGACATCGACGAGGATCCGTACGCCGCCGCGATCACGAGCTCGGCGCCGACCGTGACGGTCACGTTCCACTCGAACGGGACGGTGCAGAACGCCGCCGGCGTGTTCCTGGAAGCGTCGAGCAGCGACGGGCTCGTGCAGCAGGCGGTCACGATGAGCGCGGCGGGGCGCGTGCGCGTCTGGAAGCACACCGACGAGGGATGGCGATGACGGCGGACGCGCGTCGGAACACCGAGGCGGGCTTCACGCTCGTCGAGGTGCTGGTCGCGACGGCGATCGCCGCGATCGGTTTCCTCGGCCTCGCGGCGACGTACGCGACGTCGCTGCGCGCGACCGTCGTCGGGCGCAACGTCAGCGTCGCGACGAACCTCGCCGTCGAGGCGATCGAGACGATGCGGCGCCGCCCCTACGAGGAGATCGCCACGACCAGTCCGACCTCGATCGTGCGCGACAACATCTCCTTCACCAGCACGGCGACTGTCGCCGCCGTCGGAACGACCTCGAAGAAGGTGACCATGGGCGTGTCGTGGAGCGACCAGTTCGGCGCGCACTCGCCGGGCGTACAGCTCATCACGGTGATCGGCCAATGAGGCGCGACCTGCACGGCAATGTCCGGGGCTTCACGCTGGTCGAGCTCCTCGCGGCGATCAGCGTCGCGTCGATCGCCCTCGTCGTGCTGGCGAGCGCCGTCCGCAGCCAGGGGTCGAGCGCCGTCTACCAGATGGGCGCGGCCGACATGCAGCAGAACGTGCGCGGCGCGCTCGACCTGTTCCGTCGCGAGGTGCGCATGGCGGGATTCGGCATGTCGGCGGTGCCGACGGCCGTGCTGCCGGCTCTGGAGGTCCCCGCCGTATCGAGCGGCGAGCTCTATCGCGTGAACCTCTTCGGCAACTACGGCTCGGTGCGCAGCCGGGTCGGGACGGCGGGCGCGGTCGGCGGCGCGTCGACGATCCTGCTCGAGCCGTCGGGACCGAGCGGCGCGTGCCTCCCCTCGTCGAAATCCTTCATGGTGGGAGAGCGCGTGTCGATCGAGTCGGCGCTCCGTGGCGTCGCCGAGGTCTACGAGATCGCCGCCTACAGCTCCGCCAACTGCTCGATCACCGTCTCGCCCACGGTCGTCGCCGACGGCTACGAGTTCGGCTCGCCGGTGAACGAGGTGCAGCAGCTCAGCTACATCCTCGACTCCAACGACGTGCTCTGGCGCGAAGGGGTGGTCGTGGCCGACCAGATCGACGTCATGCAGCTCGCCTACATCCTGAAGGACGGCACGTCGGTCGCCGACCCCTCGAGCAACCTCGACGACCTGCGGTCGGCCACCATCGCGATGCGCTCGGAGAAGCCAGAGCATCTCGGCATGGCGCCGAACGCGGCGCTGCAGACCGAGGTCCGCATCCGCAACCTGGACATCGTGCGCGAGCCGATGATCGACAACCTATGAGGCCGCTCGCCAATCAGCGGGGGATCGCGCTGCTCACGGTCCTCGGACTGCTTTCGGTCCTGCTCGTGCTCGCGTCGCTCGTCGCGGGCAGCTCGCGCATGGAGGCCGCGCTCTCCGGGCTCGGCAAGGAGAGCGCGCGGGCCTTCGCGGCAGCGGAAGCCGGCCTCAACTACGGCCTCGGCGACGTGAACAACTTCACCGCCGCGGACTCCCTCGACAAGGGCTGCTGCGAGGGCGCCGGCTGCGCCTACGACCCGCGCGAGACCGACCTCGTCAGCGCGGGCTTGTTCGCCTCGCCGCAGACGTCGGGCTACGTCCGCGTCTGCTTCGATCGCGAGGGGCCGCCGCCGCCGAGCATCAAAGTCAGCGCGCTGCGCTTCAAGGCCTTCCACTTCGACCTCGACGCGCGCGGCAACGCCAACCCGAACGGATCGAGCTTCCTCCAGATGGAGGCCGCGCGCCTCGGCCCGTCCCAGTGAGACGAACGCGAGAAAGAGTGTGATCGCCATGCGCCGCCAAGCCAAACGAGCCACCGGAATCGCCGCCCTGCTCGCGGCCGTGCTCCTGACGGCCGCCACCGCCCGCGCCGGCAGCGACCTGGACGTCTTCATCGCCGGCCAGAGCGTGCAGCCGAACGTCCTCATCCTGTTCGACAACTCGGGCAGCATGAACGACGGCGTTCCGTACGATCCCGGCTATACGTACGACGGGTCGTACACGCCGACGACCGTCTACGACCGGTGCAGCTCCTACAACGCGAACTGCACGTGCCGGCGGACGCAGGCGTCATGGAAGGTCGCGACCGTGTGCAGCTGGGTCGACGCCAACAACGACGGTCAAGACGACCGTGCGCCCTCCTACAAGAAGATCGGCAACCGCCGGAACTTCGACCTGCTGCCGAATCCGCCGAAGCTCTCCGTCGCCAAGTCGGTCGTCGACGGCTTGCTGCAGGACCCGGCCAACGCCCAGGTCCGCTTCGGCCTCATGATCCTCAACGGGAACTATCTGCCGAGCGACTACACGAGCGCGTCGCAGACGTCGACGTACCACAACGACAAGTCGATTCTGAAGGCGGAGATCGGAACCGACGTCACGACGCTCCGGGGCATCGTCGACGGGCTGGTCGGGGTCGCCGGCACGCCGCTGGCGCCGCGCCTCATCGCCGCGGGGCGCTACTACAAGCACGACGGCTACTTCACCGGCGCGGACCCCGTGCAGTATCTCTGCCAGCGCAACTACGTGGTGCTCATGACCGACGGCCGGCCGCAGGTCGACGGCGTCGCGTTCGGCAGCTGCGACAGCGGCTTCAGCAATCCGTACTGCGGCTCCAACGCGAGCGGGTCGTTCAGCT
The sequence above is drawn from the Deltaproteobacteria bacterium genome and encodes:
- a CDS encoding prepilin-type N-terminal cleavage/methylation domain-containing protein, producing MRRDLHGNVRGFTLVELLAAISVASIALVVLASAVRSQGSSAVYQMGAADMQQNVRGALDLFRREVRMAGFGMSAVPTAVLPALEVPAVSSGELYRVNLFGNYGSVRSRVGTAGAVGGASTILLEPSGPSGACLPSSKSFMVGERVSIESALRGVAEVYEIAAYSSANCSITVSPTVVADGYEFGSPVNEVQQLSYILDSNDVLWREGVVVADQIDVMQLAYILKDGTSVADPSSNLDDLRSATIAMRSEKPEHLGMAPNAALQTEVRIRNLDIVREPMIDNL
- a CDS encoding prepilin-type N-terminal cleavage/methylation domain-containing protein, with the protein product MTADARRNTEAGFTLVEVLVATAIAAIGFLGLAATYATSLRATVVGRNVSVATNLAVEAIETMRRRPYEEIATTSPTSIVRDNISFTSTATVAAVGTTSKKVTMGVSWSDQFGAHSPGVQLITVIGQ